GGGCTGCGGATCTGTGTGTCGTTCGTGGGCATCGACTCTCCTTGCGTTACTTGTGCCTGGCCGCCTTCTGCTCGGCGAATTCCTCTACCAGTTGCGCGCTGACCTCGGCGGGAGCCGGCGAGTAGCGTGCGAACTCCATGGTGTATTCGGCCTTGCCCTGGGTACTCGAACGCAGGACCGTGGCGTAGCCGAACATCTCGGCCAGGGGCACGTGCGCGTCGATACGCACGAAACCCTCGTCCTCGGTCGTGCCGATCACGATACCACGCCGCTGCATCACGGTGCCAAGGATATCTCCCTGGAACTCCGTGGGGCCTTCGACCGAGACCAGCATCAGCGGCTCGAGGGCTATGGGACGCCCCTTGCCGTAGTTCTCGCGGAAGCAGCCGCGCGCGGCCGCCTGGAAGGCCTGGTCCGATGAATCGACGGCGTGGGAAGCGCCGTCCTCGAGCACCACCTTCAGGCCCTGGACGGGATAGCCGACGTAGGCCCCCTTCTCGATCATGCTCCGGAACCCCTTCTCGACCGCAGGGATGAACTCGGTCGGTACGTTGCCGCCGGCGACCCGGTTCTCGAAATGGAACTCGCCGTCGTCGCTGGGATCCAGGTAGCCCTTGATGCGCGCGTACTGGCCCGAGCCGCCGCTCTGCTTGCGGTGCGTGTAGTCGAAGGGCACCTGCCTGGTGATGCACTCCCGGTACGAGACCTTCGGCCGCCCGGCCTCGACCACGGCGTGGTATTCGCGCCGGATGCGCTCCAGGTACACCTCGAGATGAAGCTCGCCCATGCCCATGATCAGGGTGTCTCCGGTCTCCTCGTCCTTGCGGGTGCGGAAGGTCGGGTCCTCCTTGGTGAAGCGGCCGAGCGCCTTGGCGAGATTGTCCTGCGACTTGACGTCCAATGGCACGACGGCCAGCGAGACGACGGGCTCCGGCACATGCATCGACGTCATGGAGACCTGGTCGCCGCCGGAGAAGGTGTCCCCCGACGCGCAGTCGATGCCGAACAGCGCCACGATGTCGCCGGCGTTCGCCTTCACGATGTCCAGCATCTGATCGGCGTGCATCTGCACCAATCGTCCGACCTTGACCCGCTTGCCCGTGCGCGTGTTGTGGATGGTGTCGCCCTTGGTGAGGGTGCCCTGGTAGAGACGGATGTAGGTGAGCTGCCCGTAGGCGCCGTCCTCCAGCTTGAAGGTCAGGGCGAGCAGGGGTTCCTCGTCCGACACCTTCACGGTGAACACTTCCTGGGTGCCGTCGCGGTCCACGCGGTGGGCGTCGTTCTCGACCTCGGTCGGATCGGGCAGATAGCGGGTCACGGCTTCCAGCAGCAGCTGGACGCCCTTGTTCTTGTAGGCGCTGCCCATGAACACCGGCGTGAGTTCGCGCGCCAGGGTGCCGCGCCGCACTGCGTCGTGGATGAGCCGCTGGTCGACCTCGCCCTCCAGCGCCGCCTCCATAAGCTCGTCGCTGAACATGCTGGCGGCGTCGATCAGCTCCTCGCGCAGCGTCTCGGCCTCCAGGCGGTAACGCTCGGGGATGTCCCCCCAGACCAGCTCCTCGCCCATCTCCCCCGTGAAGCGGCAGGCCTGCAGGCGCACCAGGTCGATGACACCCTCGTGGTTCTGTTCGAGGCCCAGGGGCATCTGCATCATCACGGCGTTGTGATGCAGTTTCTCGCGCAGCTGGTCCGTGACGCGCCTGGGATTGGCGCCGGAGCGGTCGCACTTGTTGACGAACGCCACCCGGGGCACCTTGTAGCGCTTCATCTGCCGGTCCACGGTCATGGTCTGGGACTGGACGCCGGCCACGGCGCAGAGCACGAGCACGGCGCCGTCGAGCACGCGCAAGGCGCGTTCGACCTCGATGGTGAAATCCACGTGGCCCGGCGTGTCGATGATGTTGATCGAATATCCGTCCCACTCGCAACAGGTGGCGGCCGAGGCGATGGTGATGCCGCGCTCGCGCTCGAGCTCCATGGAATCCATGGTGGCACCCACGCCGTCCTTGCCGCGCACCTCGTGCACCGCATGGATGCGGCCCGTGTAGTACAGGATGCGCTCGGTGAGCGTCGTCTTGCCCGAATCGATGTGGGCGCTGATCCCGATATTCCTCACCTTGGCGATGTCTCTGGCCATGACTATCTCCGGACGGCGAACCGCCCCGTGGAATGGACTCCTGTGCGGAAGGAGCTCTGGTCCTCCGGCTCAATGCAGACGCCCACCAAACAGCGGTGGGCGCCGCGCGGAATATACTTTGAAAATGGATAATTGCAAGCAGATTTGTCGTTTTTCAGAAGGGTCCGGACTCAGACGACGCCCAGACGGCGTCCCGCCGCGGCGAAGGCCTCGAGGCCGCGCACGATCATCGCGGGAGTATGCGCCGCCGAGACCTGCAGCCGGATTCGCGCCTGGCCCCGGGGCACCACCGGGTGGGCGAAGCCGACGGCGTAGACGCCGTGCGCGAAGAGGTCCGCGCTCAGGCGCTGTGCCAGCCGGGCGTCGTCGGCGAAACGCCTCAGATGCACCGGGATGATGGGGTGCTCCCCCTCACCCACGTCGAAACCCTGCACCCGCAGACCGTCGCGCATGAGCCGCTGGTTCTCCCGCAGCCGACGCAGGGGGGCCTTGTCCTCCCGCAGGATTCGCAGCACTTCCAGCGTGGCGCCGCAGACCATCGGCGGCAGGGTGTTGGAGAACAGATAGGGCCGGCTCTTCTGGCGCAGCCAGTCGATCACGGGGGCCGGCCCGGCGGTGCAGCCCCCGAGGGCGCCACCGAGGGCCTTGCCCAGGGTGGTCGTGCACAGATCGACGCGGTCGATCACGCCGCAGTGTTCGGCGGTCCCGCTCCCGGCGGCGCCGAGGACGCCGGTGCCGTGGCTGTCGTCCACCACCACCACGGCCTCGTACCGCTCCGCGAGATCGCAGACGCCAGACAGGGGCGCCAGATCCCCGTCCATGGAGAAGACCCCGTCGGTGACGATCAGGCGCAGGCGGGCGTCGCGGCTCCGCTGCAACGCCGCGGCGAGCTGGTCCAGGTCGGCGTGGTCGTAGACGAGGCGGCGGGCCTTGCACATGCGCACGCCGTCGATGATCGAGGCGTGGTTGAGACGGTCCGAGATCACGGCGCAGTCGGCGTCCAGCAGGGACTCGAAGAGCCCGCCGTTGGCGTCGAAGCAGGCGGCGTAGAGGATGGCGTCCTCGGCGCCCAGGAAGGTGGCGAGTTCCGACTCGAGGCGCTTGTGCAGCTCGGTGGTGCCGCAGATGAAGCGCACCGAGGAGAGGCCGAAGCCCCAGTCGTCCAGGGCGCGCCGCGCCGCCGCGACCACGCGCGGATCCGAGGCGAGGCCCAGGTAGTTGTTGGCGCAGAAGTTCAGCAGACGGCGCCC
The DNA window shown above is from bacterium and carries:
- the fusA gene encoding elongation factor G codes for the protein MARDIAKVRNIGISAHIDSGKTTLTERILYYTGRIHAVHEVRGKDGVGATMDSMELERERGITIASAATCCEWDGYSINIIDTPGHVDFTIEVERALRVLDGAVLVLCAVAGVQSQTMTVDRQMKRYKVPRVAFVNKCDRSGANPRRVTDQLREKLHHNAVMMQMPLGLEQNHEGVIDLVRLQACRFTGEMGEELVWGDIPERYRLEAETLREELIDAASMFSDELMEAALEGEVDQRLIHDAVRRGTLARELTPVFMGSAYKNKGVQLLLEAVTRYLPDPTEVENDAHRVDRDGTQEVFTVKVSDEEPLLALTFKLEDGAYGQLTYIRLYQGTLTKGDTIHNTRTGKRVKVGRLVQMHADQMLDIVKANAGDIVALFGIDCASGDTFSGGDQVSMTSMHVPEPVVSLAVVPLDVKSQDNLAKALGRFTKEDPTFRTRKDEETGDTLIMGMGELHLEVYLERIRREYHAVVEAGRPKVSYRECITRQVPFDYTHRKQSGGSGQYARIKGYLDPSDDGEFHFENRVAGGNVPTEFIPAVEKGFRSMIEKGAYVGYPVQGLKVVLEDGASHAVDSSDQAFQAAARGCFRENYGKGRPIALEPLMLVSVEGPTEFQGDILGTVMQRRGIVIGTTEDEGFVRIDAHVPLAEMFGYATVLRSSTQGKAEYTMEFARYSPAPAEVSAQLVEEFAEQKAARHK
- a CDS encoding glycine C-acetyltransferase, which translates into the protein MHGTLTTHLKGELASLRAEGLYKAERVLGGPQGPEVTVGGRRLLNFCANNYLGLASDPRVVAAARRALDDWGFGLSSVRFICGTTELHKRLESELATFLGAEDAILYAACFDANGGLFESLLDADCAVISDRLNHASIIDGVRMCKARRLVYDHADLDQLAAALQRSRDARLRLIVTDGVFSMDGDLAPLSGVCDLAERYEAVVVVDDSHGTGVLGAAGSGTAEHCGVIDRVDLCTTTLGKALGGALGGCTAGPAPVIDWLRQKSRPYLFSNTLPPMVCGATLEVLRILREDKAPLRRLRENQRLMRDGLRVQGFDVGEGEHPIIPVHLRRFADDARLAQRLSADLFAHGVYAVGFAHPVVPRGQARIRLQVSAAHTPAMIVRGLEAFAAAGRRLGVV